The sequence below is a genomic window from Salminus brasiliensis chromosome 6, fSalBra1.hap2, whole genome shotgun sequence.
gagtaaccttgtaagtcgctctggataagagcgtctgctaaatgccataaatgtaaatctcaATTAATCAGTTGAGTGAATTATATATTTTCTCACATAATTGTTTTATAGCTCACTTAATTCACTGACTGCTTAGATTTATTTAACATTGcaacacagcaacacagggaTGCATGCCAACTATTTCCCATCTTATTCCATGTCGTATTTCATATCAGCCTGTGGTCTGGTGGACTCATTTTGGCGTTTGGACGGGGCactgaataacagtggcatTTCCCCACCTCTCTGACAAGGAGGGGAAGAGTGATGCCACATTACGGAGGTACTCAGTGTATTTCTCACCACGACAGGGACAGGATATAAATATCGCAGTGAAATCAAGGAGTCTGTTTGCAGGTGGGTTGTTTTATTGTCTTTAATTTTCTATATATGGCTGTAAGGACTTTTTAATGCGCTCATCAAATGATGATGACGTAAGTAATGTTATTCATGGGATGCCTGAAGACTAGTAAACTGATGTTATTTCTGTCAGTGATTATATGATGGGCTCAAATAGGCCTTGTGGAACTTCAAGACATTAACTAGATCTCAGCCTTAAAGTAAAAGCACCGAGGAAGCATTCACATCATAGAATTGCACACTGAACATGTTATACTTACCGAGTACGTTTAAAATAGATATAAAAATCATTTTCCCTGATAACTAGAAACTAGCTagaaatacaaaaaagcttCAGTGTATCCAGCATTAGTCACTTCCTGTTAGATAGTCAGACTAGTTCTCTCTCCACCATCTTCTGCAGCAGGGTTGAAAAAAAGTGTCGACGGCAGTATTCCTCTATAAGCGAGTAGGTCGCAGTCGATGCTGCCGAATAAAAACTGCATCACCAGAcgaaatataaaaagaaatagaCTACCAGACTAAATAGTGCATAAATGTTCGTTTTTAGATAAATGATTGTAATGACCCTGAGTGACGTCTGTACACCTGAAAACGAAAGCAACTTCTCTGAGATGGCGACAGTAGGGGCGTTCCCTTGTGTTTGAAAAGATTATGAAAGATTAATGTAAGACCTGAACTAAAAAAAGAGGAATATGCAGACATAATCACacctttaaaaaaagtaaaaataaataaataaataaataaaaatcttagCTTAAGCTTCAgtttagtggttggtgtggcgcaacagataaccccgctacctgccagtgagctgccacaccatgtgggagactggggttcgatttccggtctgggtgactgtatgCTGCGCCAccccagtaagagtccttgggccagactcctaacactacactgaccctcctctgtaatataaataaccttgtaagtcgctctggatgagagtgTCAGATAAATgcgataaatgtaaatgtaaatgttttttgctGGAATTTAtagacaaaggcaaacattcAACACTACTTTCACACAAATTTATTTACGAGATATAATGGAGACGTGATTATCACGGTTATGCATTACAGTAAGACTGAAGTGTAGTGTAgcatgttattttatttttgcaatGTAATGCGAATAATCGTGCTTGTCAGAGCTGTTAATTGGCAATTCTGGCAGAAGAAGGAAGCCAGCCTAGCAAGTCAGTGGTGCTAGTAGTGACTAGTGCAGCTCTGACCAACATGTTTAATGCTGTTTAGTGTTACAGAGTACACTGTACACTGCAGCAGAATTAAACCACACACAGTAAGATGACAAATGCAGTAGCATACCTGGATCATGTGCAAATCTTTATTTAAACCACTGTGTAGTTTCTCAGTAACTCTTTGTAAATGCCATATCCTAACATTTCCGCTTACTGTGATCAAAGGATGGGGAGAAACATACATCAAAAGGTCTCACTTGGTTATTGCTAGTAAACTGTTATAGATAAATGTTTTAGATTAATGTAATTTCAGACTTAAAAagttacataattaataataaagtagtaACCCCAATAACATGAGCTGTAGTATAAGTCATTCACAGTATTTTAACTTTAACTTGAATTAGTGGTATGCGATATGGGCAACAGTTCCTATCGTAGTATAATATCATTTTAGATGGTTTTGGTATACATCTCACTGTATAGTGAATTACattacaatacatgtatatatacacacatatatacacacacacacacacacacacacacacacacactagacatTATTAGTCACACTTGTTTCTAAACCCATTATCCATTTTCCACTGATCATATAAGACACTTTATGTAATAAAGTATGCATAGAAACAGAAgaacagtctgtaattatagaaggAGGTGTACCTAGAGTTTTCTTACAAAAATACTTGACAGGTGGTATATTCATACTCAGGTATATTCATAACAGGTTTCACACTTCTAATTCTATAAACATATATGTAATGAAaaattcacatttacacaaaaactGTAATAGGGTTTTGCAGAGGTGCGACACTTAGTGTAATGTTTAACCAAGTTAATATGAATGTATAAACAGAATGATAATTTGCATTTAGGCAATAATTTGTTGATTTAATATTACATAAAGTTAATCAAATTGTATAATCTTGTTAAAGTTaatttcaacacagtaattacAGCTACCTTTTGTCAAGTTTATTTGGTTGCGGTATAAATATACATCCGATCCGTTCACAGTAAAGTTAAACTAACCTTAACCAGAACTGTATCTTGGGTGTTCTGCCGTTAGGCAGTGTCCCAGCGAGCctctgtttaattatgctaaacaggtcactcactcactgctgACTCACCTGACACATCGTTTTCTGTGGGTGAGGGCTGTGGTTGATTTCTTTAAACAAATGTTCTTATATCCATTGTTAGCTACCTTAGCTTGCTACCCAAACCGGCTCTGCTTCAGCTACCTGTAACTACATCCAACCTTGCTCACTGAGGTGACAACACAACAGTCCCTGACACGCACAACTCTCTCAACCGAGATGACAATAATTTCCCAAAACCTTTGGGGCAGTTATTTTGCCAGCCCAGTCCAAATCAGGTGACTGTGTGAGATGTTAATCTGCATCACCCTGATCTTGTTTTTCAGCCAGACACACAGGATGGTTTGGACATCACTGGAAAAATCAACAATATCTCCAGCTTTTTCCTAGAGTGAGTGGGCTAATGTGGAGCATTTAGATCATCATCCACTTCCTCAGGGATCTGCTGTGAGTCAAGATGAATACTGCAGGAGCTGCAAGGAAAAGAGAAGGTCCCCGTTACCATCTGATTTTACAGTTTAGATTCATAACACTGCTAGAGTCTTTCACACTGTTTAACTCTTTTTCCTCGCACAGAGTTGCCTTTTAAGCTCTGCTTATACACCCCACATTGTTATTAATCTTTAGATTTTGTAGGGAATCAGTAGGGTAGAACACAAGACTACAATAAGGGGGATTTCCATGTATTCAGGCAATGTGAAGATGACGGTCAGTACTACTTTCCTTGTGTTGCGGAGGAAACAAATGTTCCTTAATTTTAACTTGCCTTAATTCTAACAGCTACTGTGTGAGGGAACTAGACAGTGATGAAAACTGGTAATGAGTAATATTGGAAGGAATTCCAGTGTAAACAACTGTACGTTGTTGGATGTTTATATTCTGTTCTTCAGGTTTACAGGGACAGCATAAAAGAAGCACATCTCTATTCTTGTCACTTACCTTTCTAATGACAACATTGGCATCACTGAGGAGACAGTCTTAAAGAGAAACAAAATTCATAGAATTAATTTCTTCAACATTATGTGTTACTTTTAACCACTTAATATTAACTAGTCAGAAAAAAAGTTACCCCATGTGAGGTTTCTTGTCTTGGAATTGAAGGCAACTCACCGTCTGAAATcacaatatgttaaaaaaggcaaaagatGTACAAGGCAAGACATAAATCATATTTTACTAAATGTTTGAACAAATATGCAACCCTTACCTGTATGTGGTAAAGAGAACAGCGCAGCATGCTTCTTTTTAAGAATTATAAAAACTGCTGCTACAGCCACAGGAATTATAATGGCACTTATAACTCCAGCTATTAGACCAATTGGAGCCTTATCTCCACATTCAGCATCAGAATACAGTGTACCAGGCTTTACTTCTGAGAGTCCCAGATCTTCACATCTGTCAGAGTGAAAATCAGCAAATGGAGTATGCCTTCTTTATTTTAtcattgtattttattaatcCATATTGATTTTGCAAGCATTCTCCATTGTTCATTAATCACTTGTGCAACATTATGACACTGAATGCATTGCagactgatcagccataacattaaaaacataaaaaatgtttttaattgcccccccccccaaaaaaaattcACACAATTTTAATGTCATCATGTAACAAATGAAGGTTTTGAGTACTACAGGGTTTGCTTGGCCTAAAAAACAATTAACACAATTTACACCCTTGACTCTCCTAGTTGTGGGCAGTATAGGCAACAATTCATGACTTTTGAATAAAAAACAGTAAGCCTATAATTAAGACTGAATATGTAGgtttacagtggtttattttactAGTAATACACAAATATTTAACAAGAGTTAAATATTTAACAACAATATTTAAGTGtatatgaaatatttatatggggcaaaataaagaaatagatAAAGCTGTCATTAATGCACCTATTAAAACACTTCTTTTGAAAGTTAATGAACATGAACTCTTGATAGGAAACAAAAAGATGTTTAAGGTTTTACCCCAGAAAGACTTCATTTTTGTCAACATATCCAAAAAGTGTTTGGCACCCCtatccaggtgtgtgtgtttatgttgagGCCTTGTGGTTAAAAAATCCCCATCAATCTGCACACAATATTCTATAATAAGAAAGCAAAATGGACTCTAATGGATACTAACCCTGGTATTCAGACCTTTTTCTATGACAATTAAAATTTAGCTTAAATAGAAGACATGTGAAACAACCATGACTCTTTCTAAAGCTGGCCAAACTAAGGAATTGAAGCTGAAGGGTCTTGGTAaaagaggtgaccaagaacccaatgGTTCCAAAGTTACTGTGTGCAGATGGGAAAAACTGTCTGAAggtcaaccatcactgcagcactctACCAATCTGGGTTTTAGGGTAGAGTGGCCAGACAGATGCCTCTACTTAGTAAAAGACGTGAGAATCTGCCTGAAGTTTGCAAAATAAACACCTAAAAGACTGAAAAACAAGATTCTCTGGTCCAGTGAAACCAAGAATGTTGGCCCCAGTTCTAAATGTCATTAaaagaggatctgcagagaagaataacaaaatccccaaatccaggtatGCAAACCTTCTGGCATAATTCCCAAGATTAGATGCTGCAATTGCTACCAAAGTTGCTTCAACTAAGTAGTGAGTAAAAATTTCTTTCCAATAATATTTTGAAAATGATCTTTAGAATCTTTCAAATTCTggttttacattttcattatgGAATGTTGGATGCAGATTTTTTGggagattttatttatttatttttcagcatAAGGCCACAACataaaatatggaaaaagtGAAAGGGTCTGAAAACTTTCCAaatacactatgtgtgtgtgtggacatatATAAATTTCAAATTATATCCCCttaaatgttatggctaataaGTGTCTATTCACTTGCACTGCTTGTCCAGTCTGTAAATATGCATTTGATATATATTTTCCCCACATTTTTAAActgaatttatatttatactctACCCAGAACCTCCACAACAAATTTTGGGAAATCTGTGAATTTACTGATTAATCACTCAGTGATTACTCAGTACTCAGTGATGCAACCAAGTGAACACTCACTTTGAATGTAGTTGACAATTAGAGCCATTTGAGTAGGTACCATCTGCACATTCACCACACACTGTATCTGTAACTGCTGTCCCTGCAAACATTCAAGTTTTGCCCCATCACAGTAAAATAAGTAGAATAAAGTGCAACCCAATCATTTATAGAAAACATACTGGTGTGAAAGGTGTTACTGGGtaagtacatacatacatagttTATTTAGCCAGATTACACTAACCTATTTGCTTTATGTATTGTCCAGGGTCACATGTACGGTGTTTCTTAGCAAGTATACAGCTGCCTCTGTTTTCTTCATCACAGTAATATCTCTCTAGTGGCTCACACACTGTGTCTGATGTGGCTGTGCAGGCAGTCTTTACTCTTAACCCCagacctgtaaaaaaaaaacacaatgataCAGAAATATCTCAAATATATAACTGTAAAGAAGGCATTTTGCATCATATAGTGCATGTACATGAAACTCTACTAACAAAAGATATACTTACTAGGATCACAAAATGTACATCCAAGGCAGTTTTTAAGGCCGTTAGGCGCATCAAGGAAAGTTCCAGCAAGACATGGAACACAAGTAGTGCTGGATAATTCAGTGCAGTCCCTGTAAACCCGATTTCCTACCAACACACAAGCTAAAGTTTAACTAATTCATCTAACACAGCATGAATTATGTATAGAGAGGTAAGAGAATTTAGATATTTTGGACAACTTAGTCCATTAGTCCATTCAGTCACTTTTTATGAGATAGTCCTCATCTCCTCAAAGTCCCGTTACTTCACCCCCCTTCTCCATCTGTTTCGCTAGCAAAACTAAATGGAATCTACTTCGCCAGGTACT
It includes:
- the LOC140557253 gene encoding tumor necrosis factor receptor superfamily member 5-like, which produces MKCAGETFISVIRRDCTGTFKMTHRMTILLILFFSSLNFELCFSGCARAEYEIDGECCPMCSPGNRVYRDCTELSSTTCVPCLAGTFLDAPNGLKNCLGCTFCDPSLGLRVKTACTATSDTVCEPLERYYCDEENRGSCILAKKHRTCDPGQYIKQIGTAVTDTVCGECADGTYSNGSNCQLHSKCEDLGLSEVKPGTLYSDAECGDKAPIGLIAGVISAIIIPVAVAAVFIILKKKHAALFSLPHTDGELPSIPRQETSHGTVSSVMPMLSLESSCSIHLDSQQIPEEVDDDLNAPH